A genomic stretch from Arachis stenosperma cultivar V10309 chromosome 3, arast.V10309.gnm1.PFL2, whole genome shotgun sequence includes:
- the LOC130966949 gene encoding uncharacterized protein LOC130966949, which yields MVSVSDRNKNLPFGGKVVVLGGDFRQVLPVILKGSRAEIVMASINSSVLWKYCEVLRLTKNMRLGIGSEQSTAQELRLFSDWILQIGEGRCGTVVNDKLFVDIPSDPVEDIVNTIYLNLVQNFCDPSFFQDRAILALTVDNVEEINNYIVDLLPGEEKIYLSADSICGSDAYSDVDVDWITVEFLNQIRCSGLPNHSLKLKIGVPIILLRNIDPAGGLCNGTRLVVRDLGTNVIGANIVSGSNVGDKVFITRMSMIPSDTVARQNN from the exons atgGTTTCAGTCTCTGATAGGAATAAAAATTTACCTTTTGGTGGGAAGGTGGTTGTTCTTGGTGGTGATTTTAGGCAGGTCTTGCCAGTTATTCTAAAAGGTTCGCGTGCTGAGATTGTTATGGCTTCCATAAATTCTTCTGTTCTTTGGAAATATTGTGAAGTTTTGCGATTGACAAAAAATATGAGGTTAGGAATCGGGTCTGAACAATCAACTGCTCAGGAGTTAAGGTTGTTTTCAGATTGGATACTTCAAATCGGTGAAGGTCGATGTGGAACAGTGGTCAACGATAAACTTTTTGTTGATATTCCTTCTGATCCAGTGGAAGATATTGTAAATACAATATACCTGAATTTGGTTCAGAATTTTTGTGATCCAAGTTTCTTCCAAGATAGGGCAATACTCGCTCTGACTGTCGACAATGTTGAGGAGATAAACAATTATATAGTTGATTTGTTGCCCGGTGAGGAGAAAATTTATCTCAGTGCTGATTCGATATGTGGTAGTGATGCCTATTCTGATGTTGATGTTGATTGGATAACTGTTGAATTCTTGAATCAGATTAGGTGTTCTGGTCTACCTAATCATTCGTTAAAGTTGAAAATAGGCGTTCCTATTATTTTGTTGAGGAATATTGATCCGGCCGGTGGTTTGTGTAATGGGACTCGACTTGTCGTGCGAGATCTAGGGACAAATGTCATTGGTGCAAATATTGTTTCTGGTAGCAATGTTGGGGACAAAGTTTTTATCACCAGAATGAGTATGATTCCTAGTGATACG gtTGCCAGACAAAACAACTAG
- the LOC130966951 gene encoding uncharacterized protein LOC130966951: MSVSIDPLHKIFPWKETWSIEAKILTIWEDAFIVNENMQKLLHVILMDKQHNKVQATVEDDLIKTFVHQLKEGHVCIISDFKVIPNGGLVRVTRHRFQILFKCSTSVVAAPNKVIPNPGLSLTSMDEILQKRTDYEYLIDFVGMLCGLKRKVDVECNGKILKVIVLEVFADRKKIPCSLVGDCSALIDISSLQKYQRPPVLILQSFKIKIIGDKVSLQNVINVSRVSINPDMQETVNFLNQYHIASHHFSRLHSNQIGDLVFVIDDESFDWKLIRTIANLKGNNEDGQFFVVGKIKEIVEDPEWWVFSCVCGHAIVGDDNVFHCQLCGREVQHFMINYRIKILVEDGTSCGMFVLLDSAATKLLGRTCSDVFLLLEDEQEDVSSDSAFSPIVEDFSQCGHLRSYDNQLIYGVPIQLHSIKEMLADILCAKIYSSASRNDQICILIGEIIDVLKHQKWWYYCCLCNAPVSHVGNLFYCYLCKVECFDVIRRYRIKIIVSHSNGNNIFILEDDEVMQILKKSCSDFLMDEGNSSQSTDDYTVPNSMISQLMNKKIVFIVDPRPIGYDLNKSLHVVHAICDDIDIVSFLEDSIHDNQQQVKFLMDPFVPHFPFEFKNPVEFHSNATVQCSSSSGAPMHDASPISVLNWNCWTVNHDFHARICSSQGSNLVGNHQPLTIREELRRAFGHCENTSDAVERMDECSG; encoded by the exons ATGAGTGTTAGTATTGATCCTCTTCACAAAATCTTTCCATGGAAGGAAACTTGGAGTATTGAGGCTAAGATCTTGACCATTTGGGAAGATGCTTTCATTGTTAATGAAAATATGCAGAAACTGTTACATGTAATCTTGATGGATAAGCAG cacAATAAGGTCCAAGCAACTGTTGAGGATGATTTGATCAAAACTTTTGTTCATCAGTTAAAAGAAGGACATGTATGCATTATTTCTGACTTCAAAGTGATACCTAATGGTGGATTGGTTAGGGTTACAAGACATCGATTCCAGATCCTTTTCAAGTGTAGTACTTCTGTTGTTGCAGCTCCGAATAAAGTCATACCTAATCCTGGTTTAAGTTTAACCTCTATGGACGAGATTCTTCAAAAGCGCACTGATTATGAGTACTTAATAG ATTTTGTTGGGATGCTGTGCGGATTGAAAAGGAAAGTGGATGTTGAGTGTAATGGAAAGATATTGAAAGTTATTGTGCTTGAGGTTTTTGCTGATAG GAAGAAAATACCCTGCAGTCTTGTTGGTGACTGTTCTGCTCTTATAGACATCAGTAGTTTGCAAAAGTATCAGAGACCGCCAGTTCTTATTTTGCAATCTTTCAAGATCAAAATCATTGGAG ATAAAGTTAGCctccaaaatgtgatcaatgtTTCTCGGGTTTCAATCAACCCTGATATGCAAGAAACTGTGAATTTTCTCAATCA ATACCATATCGCAAGTCACCATTTCAGTAGACTACATAGTAATCAGATTGGGGATTTGGTATTTGTAATTGATGATGAATCTTTTGACTGGAAACTAATACGGACTATTGCTAATCTCAAGGGAAACAATGAG gatGGACAATTCTTTGTGGTTGGAAAAATTAAAGAGATTGTTGAAGATCCAGAGTGGTGGGTCTTTTCTTGTGTTTGTGGTCATGCAATTGTAGGTGATGATAATGTGTTTCATTGTCAGCTCTGCGGTAGAGAGGTCCAGCATTTTATGATCAA TTATAGGATTAAGATACTTGTTGAAGATGGGACTTCTTGTGGAATGTTTGTCTTGTTAGACAGTGCAGCCACTAAGTTATTAGGGAGAACCTGTTCTGATGTGTTTTTGTTGTTAGAAGATGAACAGGAG GATGTTAGTTCTGATTCGGCCTTTAGCCCAATAGTTGAAGACTTCTCTCAGTGTGGACATCTTAGAAGTTATGACAACCAACTCATATATGGTGTTCCAATACAACTGCATAGCATTAAAGAGATGCTTGCTGACATTCTTTGTGCTAAAATATATTCTTCTGCATCAAGAAAT GATCAGATTTGTATTTTGATCGGTGAAATTATTGATGTGCTGAAACATCAGAAGTGGTGGTACTATTGTTGTTTGTGTAATGCACCTGTTTCTCATGTTgggaatttattttattgttatctGTGTAAAGTTGAGTGTTTTGATGTCATAAGAAG GTATCGCATCAAAATTATTGTTTCCCATTCAAATGGGAACAATATTTTCATACTTGAGGATGATGAGGTGATGCAAATACTGAAAAAGAGTTGCTCAGATTTTTTGATGGACGAAGGAAATTCGTCCCAA tcaACGGATGATTACACTGTTCCGAATAGCATGATTTCTCAGTTGATGAACAAGAAAATTGTCTTCATAGTGGATCCTAGACCCATTGGATATGATTTGAATAAATCTCTTCATGTTGTTCATGCAATATGTGATGATATTGATATTGTGAGCTTTTTAGAGGACTCCATCCATGATAATCAACAGCAGGTG AAATTTCTTATGGATCCCTTTGTTCCTCATTTTCCTTTCGAATTTAAGAATCCAGTTGAGTTTCACTCCAATGCAACCGTTCAATGTTCGTCGAGCTCAGGTGCTCCAATGCATGATGCTTCACCGATTTCCGTTCTGAACTGGAATTGTTGG ACTGTTAACCATGATTTTCATGCAAGAATCTGCTCCTCACAAGGTTCCAATTTAGTTGGCAATCATCAGCCTCTCACTATTAGGGAGGAGCTTCGGAGGGCCTTTGGACATTGTGAAAATACTAGCGATGCTGTGGAAAGGATGGATGAGTGTAGTGGCTAA